One segment of Nocardioides sp. QY071 DNA contains the following:
- a CDS encoding O-acetylhomoserine aminocarboxypropyltransferase/cysteine synthase family protein has translation MTHRPETLAVHAGQEQPDPATNARAVPIYQTTSYVFNDTEHAANLFALAEPGNIYTRIMNPTQSAFEERVAQLEGGVGALAVASGSAAITYAVLNLTYAGDNIVAISTLYGGTYALFAHTLPQYGIEVRFVDPNRPEDLAQHVDGRTKLVFAETVGNPRINVVDIRAWADAAHAEGLPLVVDNTVTTPYLERVFDHGADVSVHSATKYIGGHGTSIGGVIVDSGNFDWAAHSDRFPGLTTPDAAYHGVVWTEAVGNLAYIIRARTVLLRNTGAAIAPLNSFLFLQGLETLHLRLERHSENALAVAKYLQGHEAVAWVSYPGLETDPSHALANRLFTGKGYGGLVSFGLTSGRDGGKRFIESLELFSHLVNIGDAKSLAVHNATTTHSQLTPEELEAAGVPEDLVRLSVGIENVDDIIADLEQALIAAK, from the coding sequence ATGACCCACCGCCCCGAGACCCTCGCCGTGCACGCCGGCCAGGAGCAGCCCGACCCCGCTACCAATGCGCGGGCGGTGCCGATCTACCAGACGACGTCGTACGTCTTCAACGACACCGAGCACGCCGCCAACCTGTTCGCGCTGGCCGAGCCGGGCAACATCTACACACGGATCATGAACCCGACCCAGTCGGCGTTCGAGGAGCGCGTGGCGCAGCTCGAGGGCGGCGTGGGGGCCCTCGCGGTCGCGTCCGGCTCGGCGGCGATCACCTACGCGGTGCTCAACCTGACCTACGCCGGCGACAACATCGTGGCCATCTCCACGCTGTACGGCGGCACCTACGCCCTGTTCGCGCACACGTTGCCGCAGTACGGCATCGAGGTCCGCTTCGTCGACCCGAACCGGCCCGAGGACCTGGCCCAGCACGTCGACGGGAGGACGAAGCTGGTCTTCGCCGAGACCGTCGGCAACCCGAGGATCAATGTCGTCGACATCCGCGCCTGGGCCGACGCGGCCCACGCCGAGGGCCTTCCGCTCGTCGTCGACAACACGGTCACGACGCCGTACCTCGAGCGGGTCTTCGACCACGGCGCCGACGTGTCGGTGCATTCGGCGACCAAGTACATCGGCGGCCACGGCACCTCGATCGGCGGCGTCATCGTCGACTCCGGCAACTTCGACTGGGCCGCGCATTCCGACCGGTTCCCGGGCCTGACGACCCCGGACGCGGCGTACCACGGCGTGGTCTGGACCGAGGCGGTCGGCAACCTCGCCTACATCATCCGCGCCCGCACCGTGCTGCTGCGCAACACCGGCGCCGCGATCGCGCCACTCAACTCGTTCCTGTTCCTCCAGGGGCTGGAGACCCTGCACCTGCGCCTGGAGCGGCACAGCGAGAACGCGCTCGCCGTCGCGAAGTACCTCCAGGGACACGAGGCGGTGGCGTGGGTGAGCTATCCGGGCCTGGAGACCGACCCGTCGCACGCGCTCGCCAACCGGCTCTTCACCGGCAAGGGGTACGGCGGCCTGGTCTCCTTCGGGTTGACGTCCGGGCGCGACGGCGGCAAGCGGTTCATCGAGTCGCTCGAGCTGTTCAGCCACCTGGTCAACATCGGCGACGCCAAGTCCCTGGCGGTGCACAACGCGACCACCACCCACTCGCAGCTCACGCCCGAGGAGCTCGAGGCGGCCGGGGTGCCCGAGGACCTGGTGCGGCTCTCGGTCGGCATCGAGAACGTCGACGACATCATCGCCGACCTCGAGCAGGCGCTGATCGCGGCCAAGTGA
- a CDS encoding homoserine O-acetyltransferase, with translation MSTAAATGSVGLVTTRRAVLTQHGPLVLASGAELAQVEVAYETYGELSPARDNAVFVCHALTGDAHAAGWHEGARRPGWWDNLIGPGKALDTDRLFVVSANLLGGCSGTTGPSSPDPATGRAYGPDFPALDLADLVAAHRGLLDQLGIERLHAAVGGSLGGMQVLEWALQEPDRIDRAVVVAASSRLTTENIAFSAVARAAILEDPDFHGGRYAEHGVTPRHGLKVARMMAHITYVSGQSLAAKFGHARDTSGTEKRLAADFEVEHYLQHQGESFLARFDALSYLHLTRPMDYFDPFAAHPDVVPSTRFRLVSFDSDWRFPTAHSLRIRDQLAARGVTVDHTEVASPWGHDSFLLEPRGYHDLVRSFLG, from the coding sequence GTGAGCACTGCCGCCGCGACCGGCTCGGTCGGGCTCGTCACCACCCGGCGGGCCGTGCTCACGCAGCACGGCCCGCTGGTGCTGGCCTCCGGCGCCGAGCTCGCGCAGGTCGAGGTCGCCTACGAGACGTACGGCGAGCTGTCGCCCGCCCGCGACAACGCGGTGTTCGTCTGCCACGCCCTCACCGGTGACGCGCACGCCGCGGGGTGGCACGAGGGTGCCCGCCGCCCCGGCTGGTGGGACAACCTGATCGGGCCCGGCAAGGCGCTCGACACCGACCGCCTCTTCGTGGTCAGCGCCAACCTGCTCGGCGGCTGCTCGGGCACGACCGGCCCGTCGTCGCCCGATCCGGCGACCGGCCGCGCGTACGGCCCCGACTTCCCGGCGCTCGACCTGGCCGACCTGGTGGCGGCCCACCGCGGCCTGCTCGACCAGCTCGGCATCGAACGCCTGCACGCTGCCGTCGGCGGATCGCTCGGCGGGATGCAGGTCCTGGAGTGGGCGTTGCAGGAGCCGGACCGGATCGACCGGGCGGTCGTCGTCGCCGCCAGCTCCCGGCTGACCACGGAGAACATCGCGTTCTCCGCGGTCGCCCGGGCCGCGATCCTGGAGGACCCCGACTTCCACGGCGGCCGGTACGCCGAGCACGGCGTCACGCCGCGCCACGGTCTCAAGGTGGCCCGGATGATGGCCCACATCACCTACGTCTCGGGACAGTCGCTGGCCGCGAAGTTCGGTCACGCCCGCGACACCTCCGGCACCGAGAAGCGGCTGGCCGCCGACTTCGAGGTCGAGCACTACCTGCAGCACCAGGGGGAGAGCTTCCTGGCGCGCTTCGACGCCCTGTCGTACCTCCACCTGACCCGGCCGATGGACTACTTCGACCCGTTCGCCGCCCACCCGGACGTCGTGCCGTCGACCCGGTTCCGGCTGGTCTCCTTCGACTCCGACTGGCGCTTCCCGACCGCCCACTCGCTGCGCATCCGTGACCAGCTGGCCGCCCGCGGCGTCACCGTCGACCACACCGAGGTCGCCTCGCCGTGGGGCCACGACTCGTTCCTGCTGGAGCCGCGCGGCTACCACGACCTGGTGCGATCCTTCCTCGGCTGA
- a CDS encoding AraC family transcriptional regulator: protein MTTRPVLERFSVVDADDLDEFRASVSRALTPHRLAPLDHAGRVERASVAVAPLGSLSLVYGEHRGAELGATLTEQVDYYDVNLSWGGRNLISCGDDEVVVDDVTAGIISPRMQARMRLSDDYRQLHVRFERYALERHLEQLLGRTVVAPIRFGMAMDLRAPAAASWARAVRLLVEDLDEPLGLAGTVDEANPFAGFLMTGLLLAQPHNYSDQLAERRHGAHRPTPVKRVVDLIEAHPEEELSVERLAEEAGVSARSLQRHFRDHVGVTPRQYLQQVRLARVHADLRAAVPRSGLTVADVALRWGFTHVPRFAGAYLERYGESPSTTLRAAPQ from the coding sequence ATGACGACCCGCCCGGTGCTCGAGCGGTTCTCGGTGGTCGACGCCGACGACCTCGACGAGTTCCGCGCCTCGGTGTCGCGGGCGCTCACGCCCCACCGGCTCGCACCGCTCGACCACGCCGGACGCGTCGAGCGCGCCTCGGTCGCGGTGGCGCCGCTCGGCTCGCTGTCCCTCGTGTACGGCGAGCACCGCGGCGCCGAGCTCGGCGCGACCCTGACCGAGCAGGTCGACTACTACGACGTGAACCTGTCGTGGGGCGGACGCAACCTGATCTCGTGCGGCGACGACGAGGTCGTCGTCGACGACGTCACGGCCGGGATCATCTCGCCGCGGATGCAGGCCCGGATGAGGCTGAGCGACGACTACCGACAGCTGCACGTGCGGTTCGAGCGGTACGCGCTGGAGAGGCACCTCGAGCAGCTGCTCGGCCGGACCGTGGTCGCGCCGATCCGGTTCGGGATGGCGATGGACCTGCGCGCGCCGGCCGCGGCGTCGTGGGCGCGAGCCGTGCGACTGTTGGTCGAGGACCTCGACGAACCGCTGGGGCTGGCCGGGACCGTCGACGAGGCCAACCCGTTCGCCGGGTTCCTGATGACCGGGCTGCTGCTCGCCCAACCCCACAACTACAGCGACCAGCTCGCCGAGCGGCGCCACGGCGCGCACCGGCCGACCCCGGTCAAGCGCGTGGTCGACCTGATCGAGGCGCACCCCGAGGAGGAGCTCTCGGTCGAGCGGCTGGCCGAGGAGGCGGGCGTCAGCGCGCGCTCGCTGCAGCGCCACTTCCGCGACCACGTGGGCGTCACGCCGCGCCAGTACCTCCAGCAGGTGCGGCTCGCCCGGGTCCACGCGGACCTGCGGGCCGCCGTACCGAGAAGCGGGCTGACGGTCGCGGACGTGGCGCTGCGGTGGGGCTTCACGCACGTCCCGCGGTTCGCGGGCGCCTACCTCGAGCGTTACGGCGAGAGCCCCTCGACGACCCTGCGCGCCGCCCCACAGTGA
- a CDS encoding bifunctional 3-(3-hydroxy-phenyl)propionate/3-hydroxycinnamic acid hydroxylase, with the protein MSNEYDVAIVGYGPAGLVLASALGKAGHRVVVFERWPGLYGLPRLTHIDGETARVIASVGDLDHALRDARPLDYYRYFSGAGELLVELDWRGTSAGHPAHISMYQPDIEDAVDAGARAAGVEVNQGWSVVNLRQHDGGVEVTARPWSQSRTGQWSHADEERTVTASYVVGADGANSFVRATLGIERSDNGVDDRWLNVDTEQLRVLPERFTRTTQFCDPERGHMFMPIGRSRQRFELAVLPGEDQAAYEDPAFAWQWLAETHGLGPEDVKILRQVVYTFQGRIAERWREGRVLLAGDAAHTTPPYMGQGACSGMRDGITLAWKLDLVLRGFADESLLDTYEAERRPHATAITEISTALGKVANTHDPAEAAARDEAFRTGNVPPPPPFPTLVAGVVHHDGAGAVSPLAGTLTPQGVVRRGDVAGLFDDVLGRGFNLVTTTAVSLDATDLAFLDKLGVVTASLDTVTDVDGTYATWFAEHGVEAFLGRPDHHLFWAGARADLPAAFAQLRERLDWTVA; encoded by the coding sequence ATGAGCAACGAGTACGACGTCGCGATCGTCGGATACGGACCGGCCGGCCTGGTGCTGGCCTCTGCCCTCGGGAAGGCCGGCCACCGCGTGGTCGTCTTCGAGCGCTGGCCCGGCCTCTACGGCCTGCCGCGCCTGACCCACATCGACGGCGAGACGGCGCGGGTGATCGCGTCGGTCGGCGACCTCGACCACGCGCTGCGCGACGCGCGGCCGCTCGACTACTACCGCTACTTCAGCGGTGCGGGCGAGCTGCTGGTCGAGCTCGACTGGAGAGGTACGTCGGCCGGACACCCCGCGCACATCTCGATGTACCAGCCCGACATCGAGGATGCCGTCGATGCCGGCGCCCGCGCGGCCGGCGTCGAGGTCAACCAGGGCTGGTCGGTCGTCAACCTGCGCCAGCACGACGGTGGCGTCGAGGTGACCGCGCGGCCGTGGAGCCAGTCGCGCACCGGCCAGTGGTCGCACGCCGACGAGGAGCGGACCGTCACGGCGTCGTACGTCGTCGGGGCGGACGGCGCCAACAGCTTCGTTCGCGCCACACTCGGGATCGAGCGCAGTGACAACGGCGTCGACGACCGCTGGCTCAACGTCGATACCGAGCAGCTGCGCGTGCTGCCCGAGCGGTTCACGCGCACGACGCAGTTCTGCGACCCCGAGCGCGGGCACATGTTCATGCCGATCGGCCGCAGCCGGCAGCGCTTCGAGCTCGCGGTGCTGCCCGGGGAGGACCAGGCGGCCTATGAGGACCCGGCCTTCGCCTGGCAGTGGCTCGCCGAGACACACGGCCTCGGCCCCGAGGACGTGAAGATCCTGCGGCAGGTCGTCTACACCTTCCAGGGCCGGATCGCCGAGCGCTGGCGCGAGGGCCGGGTGCTGCTCGCCGGCGACGCGGCGCACACGACGCCGCCGTACATGGGCCAGGGCGCCTGCTCGGGCATGCGCGACGGCATCACCCTGGCCTGGAAGCTGGACCTGGTCCTGCGCGGCTTTGCGGACGAGTCGCTGCTCGACACCTACGAGGCCGAGCGCCGGCCGCACGCCACCGCGATCACCGAGATCTCGACCGCGCTCGGCAAGGTCGCCAACACCCACGACCCGGCCGAGGCGGCTGCCCGCGACGAGGCGTTCCGCACGGGCAACGTGCCGCCTCCGCCGCCGTTCCCGACCCTGGTGGCCGGTGTCGTCCACCACGACGGGGCAGGTGCGGTCAGCCCGCTCGCCGGAACCTTGACGCCCCAGGGCGTCGTGCGCCGTGGCGACGTCGCGGGGCTGTTCGACGACGTCCTCGGCCGGGGCTTCAACCTGGTCACGACGACCGCTGTGTCGCTCGACGCGACGGACCTCGCGTTCCTCGACAAGCTCGGCGTCGTGACCGCCTCGCTCGACACGGTCACCGACGTAGACGGCACCTACGCCACATGGTTCGCCGAGCACGGCGTCGAGGCGTTCCTCGGCCGCCCCGACCACCACCTGTTCTGGGCCGGTGCCCGGGCCGACCTGCCGGCCGCCTTCGCCCAGCTCCGCGAGCGGCTCGACTGGACCGTCGCGTGA
- a CDS encoding dioxygenase has product MTPVTPPADVLWRSMSPERMIDGGLAAADVRRLRDATDAGTPWDEALVAIAGDRAAQAEKALAAGQVVTAREAFRWSAAALLFAQMAWNDDSPHRVALYARFTATVARAGALADPAWEQVTLPFGDGRLFGWLVRPVGPVRGTVIVLGGQSGWGATYLRAADALLARGVAAFLVEGPGQGETRMRGGVLLDVDVRAAYSTFVDHVLADPSLGGSVGIWGNSMGGLFAGTAAASDPRISAVCVNGAPARPRLLGFRTFDEQAAAMLGGAGEAEVRANFDRIALQARDRITGAVLVVHGGQDPIVSREEQQPFLDAALGEATLREWEDGDHTVYRHGEERNAVVADWFADHLAPPRATLLDEVRASFAATPDPRTRAVLDAVTRHVHALVGEVRPTHPEWEQAIDFLTAVGQTCDDTRQEFVLLSDVLGVSMLVETLNGGDHGTESTVLGPFHMTASPRRALGDSISEVGLERPAVVTGMVVDIDGRPVPGASVDVWQCDEDGFYDVQRPDVQPAGNGRGMFTADADGAFWFRTVVPSHYPIPTDGPVGRLLEASERHPYRPAHVHLIVDAAGFEPLTTHLFVADSPYLDSDAVFAVKQSLVREFAVVDDPDEAERYGVRAPFRRAHFEVQLAGERREETA; this is encoded by the coding sequence GTGACCCCCGTGACACCGCCGGCCGACGTGCTGTGGCGGTCCATGTCGCCGGAGCGCATGATCGACGGCGGCCTGGCCGCCGCGGACGTACGACGGCTGCGGGACGCGACCGATGCGGGCACGCCGTGGGACGAGGCACTCGTCGCGATCGCCGGCGACCGCGCGGCCCAGGCCGAGAAGGCGCTGGCCGCCGGGCAGGTCGTGACCGCCCGCGAGGCCTTCCGCTGGTCGGCCGCGGCGTTGCTGTTCGCGCAGATGGCGTGGAACGACGACAGCCCGCACCGCGTCGCGCTCTACGCACGGTTCACCGCGACCGTCGCCAGGGCCGGCGCGCTCGCCGACCCGGCCTGGGAGCAGGTGACCCTGCCCTTCGGCGACGGCCGGCTCTTCGGCTGGCTGGTCCGCCCGGTCGGGCCGGTGCGGGGAACGGTCATCGTGCTCGGCGGGCAGAGCGGCTGGGGGGCGACCTACCTGCGCGCCGCCGACGCCCTGCTGGCCCGGGGCGTGGCCGCCTTCCTGGTCGAGGGGCCGGGGCAGGGGGAGACCCGGATGCGTGGCGGCGTGCTGCTCGACGTGGACGTGCGCGCGGCGTACTCCACCTTCGTGGACCACGTCCTCGCCGACCCCTCGCTCGGTGGCAGCGTCGGGATCTGGGGCAACAGCATGGGCGGCCTGTTCGCCGGTACGGCGGCCGCGAGCGACCCACGGATCTCCGCGGTCTGCGTCAACGGCGCGCCCGCCCGCCCGCGGCTGCTGGGCTTCCGGACCTTCGACGAGCAGGCCGCGGCGATGCTCGGCGGCGCCGGGGAGGCCGAGGTCCGGGCCAACTTCGACCGGATCGCGCTACAGGCCAGGGACCGGATCACGGGTGCGGTGCTCGTCGTGCACGGCGGCCAGGACCCGATCGTCTCGCGCGAGGAGCAGCAGCCCTTCCTGGACGCGGCGCTCGGCGAGGCGACGCTGCGAGAGTGGGAGGACGGCGACCACACGGTCTACCGGCACGGCGAGGAGCGCAACGCGGTCGTCGCGGACTGGTTCGCCGACCATCTCGCCCCGCCGCGCGCCACTCTGCTGGACGAGGTCCGGGCGAGCTTCGCCGCGACGCCGGACCCGCGGACCCGCGCCGTGCTCGACGCGGTCACCCGGCACGTCCACGCGCTGGTGGGCGAGGTGCGGCCGACCCACCCCGAGTGGGAGCAGGCGATCGACTTCCTCACCGCGGTCGGGCAAACGTGCGACGACACCCGGCAGGAGTTCGTCCTCCTGTCCGACGTGCTCGGGGTCTCGATGCTCGTCGAGACGCTCAACGGTGGCGACCACGGCACGGAGAGCACCGTGCTCGGCCCGTTCCACATGACCGCGTCACCGCGTCGTGCGCTCGGTGACTCGATCAGCGAGGTCGGTCTCGAGCGGCCCGCCGTGGTGACGGGGATGGTCGTCGACATCGACGGCCGGCCGGTCCCCGGGGCGAGCGTGGACGTGTGGCAGTGCGACGAGGACGGCTTCTACGACGTCCAGCGGCCCGACGTACAGCCGGCGGGCAACGGGCGCGGGATGTTCACGGCCGACGCCGACGGTGCGTTCTGGTTCCGCACGGTGGTGCCCTCGCACTACCCGATCCCGACCGACGGCCCGGTCGGCCGGCTGCTGGAGGCCAGCGAACGGCACCCGTACCGGCCGGCGCACGTGCACCTGATCGTCGACGCCGCCGGCTTCGAACCTCTGACCACGCACCTGTTCGTCGCCGACAGCCCGTACCTCGACAGCGACGCGGTCTTCGCGGT